In Phocoena phocoena chromosome 3, mPhoPho1.1, whole genome shotgun sequence, a single window of DNA contains:
- the ICAM5 gene encoding intercellular adhesion molecule 5: MPGPSPGLHRALLGLWAALGLGLFGLSVVAQEPFWADLQPRVALVERGGSLWLNCSTNCPRPERGGLETSLRRNGTQRGLRWLARQLVDIREPETQPVCFFRCARRTLQARGLIRTFQRPDRVELVPLPAWQPVGENFTLSCRVPGAGPRGSLTLTLLRGARELIRRSFSGEPPRARGAVLTATVLARREDHGANFSCRAELDLRPHGLGLFENSSAPRELRTFALPPEPPRLAAPRLLEVGSEGPVSCAMDGLFPASEAEVYLALGDQRLSPDVTLEGDALMATATATASAEQEGARQLVCNVTLGGESRETQENVTVYSFPEPLLTLSEPNAHEGKMVTVTCAAGARALVTLDGIPAAVPGQPAQLQLNATENDDRRGFFCDATLEVDGETLRKNESTELRVLYAPRLDDSDCPRSWTWPEGPEQTLRCEARGNPEPSVHCARPDGGAVLALGLLGPVTRALAGTYHCTATNIQGQAVKDVTLTVEYAPALDSVGCPERITWLEGTEASLSCVAHGVPPPNVNCVRSGEARVVEGTLRVVREHAGTYRCEATNARGSAAKNVAVTVEYGPSFEEVSCPSNWTWVEGSGQLFSCEVDGKPEPSVECVGSGGTSEGALLPLAPPDPGPRAPQIPRELAPGTYICNATNQHGSVVKMVTVSAESPPQMDESTCPSHQTWLEGADAAALACSARGRPSPQVLCSREGAPRPQRLRVSRQDAGIYRCLATNAHGTDARIVTVGVEYRPVVAELAASPPGGVRPGGNFTLTCRAEAWPPAQISWRAPPGALNIGLSSNNSTLSVAGAMGSHGGEYECAATNAHGRHTRRITVRVAGPWLWVAVSGAAGGAALLAAGAGLAFYVQSTACKKGEYNVQEAESSGEAVCLNGAGAGAGGGGGAEGATEAAGTAEAPAGGEVFAIQLTSA; encoded by the exons ATGCCAGGACCCTCGCCAGGGCTGCACCGGGCGCTGCTCGGCCTCTGGgctgccctgggcctggggctcTTCGGTCTCTCAG TGGTCGCGCAAGAGCCTTTCTGGGCGGACCTACAGCCCCGCGTGGCGCTCGTGGAGCGCGGGGGATCGCTGTGGCTGAATTGCAGCACCAACTGCCCACGGCCCGAGCGCGGTGGCCTGGAGACCTCGCTGCGCCGGAATGGGACCCAGAGGGGTTTGCGCTGGCTCGCGCGGCAGTTGGTGGACATCCGAGAGCCGGAGACCCAGCCCGTCTGCTTCTTCCGCTGCGCGCGACGCACACTGCAGGCTCGCGGGCTCATTCGCACTTTTC AACGGCCGGATCGTGTAGAACTGGTGCCGCTGCCTGCCTGGCAGCCAGTGGGCGAGAACTTCACCCTGAGCTGTAGGGTCCCCGGCGCTGGGCCTCGTGGGAGTCTCACATTGACCCTGTTGCGGGGCGCCCGGGAGCTGATCCGCCGCAGCTTCTCCGGGGAGCCACCCCGAGCGCGGGGTGCGGTGCTCACAGCCACGGTACTTGCTCGGAGGGAGGACCATGGGGCCAATTTCTCGTGCCGTGCGGAGCTGGACCTTCGGCCGCATGGCCTGGGGCTGTTTGAAAACAGCTCAGCCCCCAGAGAGCTCCGAACCTTCG ccctgcctccggAACCCCCTCGCCTCGCTGCCCCCCGGCTCTTGGAAGTGGGCTCAGAAGGACCCGTAAGCTGCGCCATGGACGGGCTGTTTCCAGCCTCGGAGGCTGAGGTCTACCTGGCGCTGGGGGACCAGAGGCTGAGTCCCGATGTCACCCTCGAGGGGGACGCTCTCATGGCCACTGCCACAGCCACAGCTAGCGCAGAGCAGGAGGGCGCCAGGCAGCTGGTCTGCAACGTGACCCTGGGGGGCGAGAGTCGAGAGACCCAAGAGAACGTGACTGTCTACA GCTTCCCGGAACCCCTCCTGACCCTGAGCGAGCCCAACGCCcacgaggggaagatggtgacAGTAACCTGCGCAGCCGGGGCCCGAGCCCTAGTCACACTAGACGGAATTCCAGCCGCGGTCCCGGGACAGCCCGCCCAGCTCCAGCTGAACGCCACCGAGAACGACGACAGGCGTGGCTTCTTCTGCGACGCCACCCTCGAAGTTGACGGGGAGACCCTGAGAAAGAACGAGAGCACCGAGCTGCGCGTCCTAT ACGCCCCCCGGCTGGACGATTCGGACTGTCCCAGGAGCTGGACGTGGCCGGAGGGACCAGAGCAGACGCTGCGCTGCGAGGCCCGTGGAAACCCAGAGCCCTCGGTGCACTGTGCGCGGCCCGACGGCGGGGCGGTGCtggccctgggcctgctgggtcCGGTCACTCGCGCGCTCGCTGGAACTTACCACTGCACCGCGACCAACATCCAGGGCCAGGCGGTCAAGGACGTGACTCTGACGGTGGAGT ACGCACCAGCGCTGGACAGTGTGGGCTGCCCTGAACGCATTACCTGGCTGGAAGGAACAGAGGCCTCCCTGAGCTGTGTGGCCCATGGGGTCCCGCCACCCAACGTGAACTGTGTGCgctctggggaagccagggtcGTCGAGGGCACACTGCGTGTGGTCCGGGAGCACGCGGGCACCTACCGCTGCGAAGCCACTAATGCTCGAGGGTCTGCAGCCAAAAATGTAGCCGTCACGGTGGAAT ATGGCCCCAGTTTTGAGGAGGTGAGCTGCCCTAGCAATTGGACGTGGGTGGAAGGATCTGGGCAACTGTTTTCCTGTGAGGTGGATGGGAAGCCAGAGCCGAGCGTGGAGTGCGTTGGCTCCGGAGGCACCAGTGAGGGGGCGCTGCTGCCGCTGGCACCCCCAGACCCTGGTCCCAGAGCCCCTCAAATCCCTAGAGAACTGGCACCCGGAACCTACATCTGCAACGCCACCAATCAGCACGGTTCCGTGGTCAAGATGGTCACCGTGAGCGCGGAGT CGCCACCGCAAATGGATGAATCTACCTGCCCGAGTCACCAGACGTGGCTGGAAGGCGCCGACGCTGCTGCGCTGGCCTGCTCCGCCCGGGGTCGCCCCTCCCCACAAGTGCTTTGCTCCCGGGAGGGCGCGCCCCGGCCGCAGCGGCTGCGCGTGTCCCGACAGGATGCAGGCATCTACCGCTGCCTGGCCACCAACGCGCATGGCACTGACGCCCGGATCGTCACCGTGGGCGTGGAAT ACCGCCCCGTCGTGGCCGAGCTGGCTGCCTCGCCTCCAGGAGGCGTGCGGCCAGGCGGGAACTTCACGCTGACCTGCCGAGCGGAAGCTTGGCCCCCAGCCCAGATCAGCTGGCGTGCGCCCCCGGGGGCGCTCAACATCGGCCTGTCAAGCAACAACAGCACGCTGAGCGTGGCGGGCGCTATGGGCAGCCACGGCGGCGAGTATGAGTGCGCAGCCACCAACGCGCATGGGCGCCACACCCGGCGCATCACCGTGCGCGTGGCTG GTCCGTGGCTATGGGTCGCTGTGAGCGGCGCGGCTGGGGGCGCGGCGCTGCTGGCCGCGGGGGCCGGCCTGGCCTTCTACGTGCAGTCCACCGCCTGCAAGAAGGGCGAATATAATGTGCAGGAGGCCGAGAGCTCGGGTGAGGCCGTGTGTCTCAACGGCGCGGGTGCCGgcgccggcgggggcgggggcgccgAAGGTGCGACTGAAGCTGCGGGCACCGCAGAGGCGCCGGCGGGGGGCGAGGTCTTTGCCATCCAGCTGACGTCAGCGTGa
- the ICAM4 gene encoding intercellular adhesion molecule 4, which translates to MGSLLLLLLLLLLSPSYPRGGSAWRRRSARTQGPGGPSPAPPETSAPFWVRISPEFKAVPPGGSVWLNCSSSCPLPEGSSLRTELRRGDTLSGHGWVSYQLLDVRAWSSDVHCFVTCAGETRGATARITAYKQPRSVILEPPVLMGSEYTLRCHVTHVFPVGFLVVILRRGGRVIYSESLERFTGRDLANVTLTYALRARPSDFGQPVTCYARLDLDGLVVLSSSAPMTLPVLAWSPASKALASTSIAALVGILLVVGALCLRKYLSMKSQA; encoded by the exons ATGGGGTCTCTGCTCCTCCTCTTGTTGCTGCTTTTGCTGTCGCCCTCCTACCCGCGAGGCGGGAGCGCGTGGAGGCGCCGGAGTGCGCGGACGCAAGGCCCGGGAGGCCCCTCTCCCGCGCCCCCGGAGACCTCAGCACCCTTCTGGGTGCGCATAAGCCCCGAGTTCAAGGCCGTGCCGCCGGGGGGCTCAGTGTGGCTCAACTGCAGCAGCAGCTGCCCCCTACCGGAGGGTTCCAGCCTCCGCACCGAGCTGCGGCGAGGCGACACGCTCAGTGGGCACGGTTGGGTATCCTACCAGCTGCTGGATGTGAGGGCCTGGAGCTCCGATGTGCACTGCTTCGTCACCTGCGCGGGAGAAACGCGGGGGGCCACCGCCAGGATTACCGCCTACA AACAGCCACGCAGCGTGATCCTGGAGCCTCCGGTCTTAATGGGCAGTGAGTACACTCTGCGCTGCCATGTGACACACGTGTTCCCcgtgggcttcctggtggtgatTCTGAGGCGCGGTGGCCGGGTCATCTACTCCGAGAGCCTGGAGCGCTTCACCGGCCGGGATCTGGCCAACGTGACGCTGACTTACGCGTTACGCGCCAGGCCCAGTGACTTCGGGCAGCCCGTTACCTGCTACGCCCGCCTCGATCTCGATGGCCTGGTGGTCCTCAGTAGCTCGGCACCCATGACGCTGCCAGTCCTCG CTTGGAGCCCTGCGTCCAAAGCCTTGGCCTCCACCTCCATCGCAGCCCTTGTGGGGATCCTTCTTGTAGTGGGGGCCCTCTGCCTGAGAAAGTACCTATCGATGAAGTCTCAGGCATAG
- the ICAM1 gene encoding intercellular adhesion molecule 1 has product MVPGAAHPALLALLALLGALLPGPGGAQTSVHPQKAITSRGASITVNCSTSCDQHTMLGLETQLAKREVDHGNNWKIFELSDVQKDSFPICYSSCLGNQSSALMNLTVYWFPERVELAPLPLWQPVGENLTLRCMVSSGAPRDHLTVVLLREEEELGRQPAGDGEPAEVTVTVLASRDDHGAGFSCRTELDLRSQGLGLFHNSSAPRKLRTFVLPTTDPHLATYPVLEVGTQCLVSCNLYGLFPVSEAEVHLALGGRRLQTTITYDEYSLSAKASVEGKVEEEGVQYLTCAVNLGGQTRSSGENVTIYSFPAPNLTLSRPEVSEWTTVNVECEAQVGAVVMLNGAPARPPGPRAQLQLNASAEDNGRSFFCSAALEVAQQVVHKNQTRELRVLYGPRLNERDCLGNWTWQEGSQQTLRCQAWGNPTPKLNCSRKEDGALLPIGDLRPVKREVAGTYQCRATSTRGEVTREVVINVIYHQNHTAIIILVASLIILVAVGTVVYIYNCQRKIQKYELQKTRKAQEEAAMKLTTPATPP; this is encoded by the exons GGCCTGGAGGTGCCCAAACGTCAGTGCATCCTCAAAAAGCCATCACATCCCGAGGAGCCTCCATAACGGTGAACTGCAGTACCTCCTGTGACCAACACACAATGTTGGGCCTAGAGACTCAGCTGGCCAAGAGGGAAGTAGACCATGGGAACAACTGGAAGATTTTTGAACTGAGTGATGTGCAAAAAGACAGCTTTCCAATATGCTACTCAAGCTGTCTCGGTAACCAGTCATCAGCTTTGATGAACCTCACCGTATACT ggtTCCCGGAACGCGTGGAGCTGGCCCCCCTGCCCCTCTGGCAGCCCGTGGGCGAGAACCTCACCCTGCGCTGCATGGTGTCCAGTGGGGCCCCCCGGGACCACCTCACCGTGGTGCTGCTTCGtgaggaggaggagctgggccGTCAGCCAGCGGGAGACGGGGAGCCTGCCGAGGTCACGGTCACGGTGCTGGCGAGCAGAGATGACCATGGCGCCGGTTTCTCTTGCCGCACGGAGCTGGACCTGCGGTCCCAAGGGCTGGGACTGTTCCACAACAGCTCGGCCCCCAGGAAGCTCCGAACCTTTG TCCTACCAACGACCGACCCGCACCTTGCTACGTACCCGGTACTGGAAGTGGGCACACAGTGCCTGGTGAGCTGCAACCTGTATGGACTGTTCCCAGTCTCGGAGGCGGAGGTCCACCTGGCGCTGGGGGGCAGGAGGCTGCAAACCACGATCACGTACGATGAATACTCACTCTCGGCCAAAGCCTCGGTCGAGGGAAAGGTGGAGGAAGAAGGCGTCCAGTACTTGACGTGTgcggtgaatctgggagggcagACCCGGAGCTCTGGGGAGAACGTGACCATCTACA GCTTCCCGGCTCCCAACCTGACCCTGAGCCGGCCCGAGGTCTCAGAATGGACTACAGTGAACGTGGAGTGCGAGGCCCAGGTTGGAGCTGTGGTGATGCTGAATGGGGCCCCAGCCAGGCCTCCGGGCCCGAGGGCCCAGTTGCAGCTGAACGCCAGCGCCGAGGACAACGGGCGCAGCTTCTTCTGCTCTGCTGCCCTGGAGGTGGCTCAGCAGGTGGTACACAAGAACCAGACCCGGGAGCTCCGTGTCCTGT ATGGCCCCCGACTAAACGAGAGGGATTGCCTGGGAAACTGGACATGGCAGGAAGGCTCCCAGCAGACCCTGAGGTGCCAGGCCTGGGGGAACCCAACCCCCAAGCTGAACTGTAGCCGGAAAGAGGATGGGGCTTTGCTACCCATTGGGGACCTGAGACCCGTCAAGCGGGAGGTGGCAGGCACCTACCAGTGTCGGGCCACCAGCACTCGCGGTGAGGTTACCCGTGAAGTTGTCATCAACGTGATCT ACCACCAGAATCACACGGCCATCATcattctggtggcatctttgaTCATCTTGGTCGCTGTGGGCACAGTCGTTTACATCTATAACTGCCAGAGGAAGATCCAGAAATATGAACTACAGAAGACCCGGAAGGCCCAGGAAGAGGCTGCCATGAAACTGACCACACCAGCCACGCCGCCCTGA